From a single Sinorhizobium sp. RAC02 genomic region:
- a CDS encoding DUF934 domain-containing protein: protein MTKIWNEAGFVTDDPWIIETEETKAGSNEKVILGLEDFLVKAAETEETELGVLINPADDVRKLEGHLDRLALVAVAFPAFNDGRAFSHASLLRARLGFSREVRAVGDVLIDQIPLMLRCGIDSFAVTNATALKRLAENRLPGIDNHYQPTARPSEDVGSYSWRRRA from the coding sequence ATGACGAAAATCTGGAACGAAGCCGGCTTCGTGACCGACGATCCCTGGATCATCGAGACGGAAGAGACCAAGGCCGGCTCGAACGAAAAGGTCATTCTCGGCCTCGAGGACTTCCTGGTGAAGGCAGCAGAGACCGAGGAAACGGAACTCGGCGTGCTGATCAATCCGGCGGACGACGTGCGCAAGCTGGAAGGTCATCTCGACCGGCTGGCGCTCGTGGCTGTCGCTTTCCCGGCCTTCAACGATGGTCGCGCCTTTAGCCATGCGTCGCTGCTGCGCGCACGCCTCGGTTTCTCGCGTGAGGTTCGGGCGGTTGGCGACGTGCTGATCGACCAGATCCCGCTGATGCTGCGCTGTGGCATCGACAGCTTTGCCGTGACCAACGCGACCGCGCTGAAGCGGCTTGCGGAAAACCGGCTGCCGGGCATCGACAACCACTACCAGCCGACGGCCCGCCCCTCGGAAGATGTCGGTTCCTACAGCTGGCGTCGTCGGGCCTGA
- a CDS encoding ferredoxin--NADP reductase has protein sequence MNAPAKTEDFVPAIPAGVFAETVTSVQHYTDRLFSFRMTRPESFRFRSGEFAMIGLMVGEKPVYRAYSIASPSWDEELEFFSIKVPDGPLTSHLQQIQPGDTVLMRKKPTGTLVLDALTPGKRLYMFSTGTGIAPFASLMRDPETYEKFDEVILTHTCREVAELKYGFDLVEEIRNHEFLAEVVGNKLRHYATVTREDYSLKGRITDLIRDGKMFADLGVPHFDPAVDRGMICGSSAMLKETKALLEESGLVEGSNNKPGEFVIERAFVD, from the coding sequence ATGAACGCACCTGCCAAGACCGAAGATTTCGTGCCCGCCATTCCCGCCGGTGTTTTTGCCGAGACGGTGACGAGCGTGCAGCATTATACGGATCGCCTGTTCAGCTTCCGCATGACGCGCCCGGAAAGCTTCCGTTTCCGCTCCGGCGAATTCGCCATGATCGGCCTGATGGTCGGTGAAAAGCCGGTCTACCGCGCGTACTCGATCGCAAGCCCGTCCTGGGACGAGGAACTCGAATTCTTCTCGATCAAGGTGCCGGACGGCCCGCTGACGTCGCATCTCCAGCAGATCCAGCCGGGTGATACCGTGCTGATGCGCAAGAAGCCGACCGGCACGCTCGTCCTCGATGCGCTGACGCCCGGGAAGCGCTTGTACATGTTCTCGACCGGCACCGGCATTGCGCCTTTCGCAAGCCTGATGCGTGATCCGGAAACCTATGAAAAGTTCGACGAAGTCATCCTCACGCACACCTGCCGCGAGGTCGCCGAACTGAAATACGGTTTCGACCTCGTCGAGGAAATCCGCAACCACGAATTCCTGGCCGAAGTGGTCGGCAACAAGCTGCGCCACTATGCGACGGTGACCCGCGAGGACTATTCACTCAAGGGCCGCATCACCGATCTTATCCGCGATGGCAAGATGTTCGCCGATCTCGGCGTGCCGCATTTCGACCCGGCGGTCGATCGTGGCATGATCTGCGGTTCTTCCGCGATGCTGAAGGAAACCAAGGCGCTGCTGGAAGAGTCGGGCCTCGTCGAAGGCTCCAACAACAAGCCCGGCGAATTCGTCATCGAACGCGCCTTCGTCGATTAG
- a CDS encoding GntR family transcriptional regulator — protein MDNAASQAHLAYLALEGLIVTLKLKPGSLVTERQLIELAGHGRTPVREAIQKLEWQGLIAVRPRAGLQITAIRPDDHANVMTTRRQLEPLAAALVAEHAEDHHREQLVACAQAMTACSIHSDLEGFLAADKTFDEIMEEACPNRYLTAALAPLQTHSRRLWFTRADNRHMDGSVDRHVKVIRAIRNGDRLAAETAMTALIGYLSA, from the coding sequence GTGGATAACGCGGCGTCGCAAGCCCACCTCGCCTATCTCGCCCTCGAAGGGCTGATCGTCACGCTCAAACTGAAGCCGGGCTCGCTGGTGACCGAGCGCCAGCTCATCGAGCTTGCCGGTCATGGGCGCACGCCGGTGCGCGAGGCGATCCAGAAGCTCGAATGGCAGGGATTGATCGCGGTGCGTCCGCGCGCCGGCTTGCAGATTACGGCAATCCGGCCGGACGACCATGCCAATGTCATGACGACGCGCCGGCAGCTAGAACCCCTCGCCGCCGCCCTGGTTGCCGAGCATGCCGAAGACCATCACCGGGAGCAGCTCGTCGCCTGCGCGCAGGCCATGACGGCGTGCTCGATCCACTCCGATCTGGAGGGCTTTCTGGCAGCAGACAAAACCTTCGACGAGATCATGGAGGAAGCCTGCCCCAACCGCTATCTGACGGCGGCGCTCGCCCCCCTGCAAACCCATTCACGCCGTCTCTGGTTTACCCGCGCGGACAACCGGCACATGGATGGCTCGGTCGATCGGCATGTGAAAGTCATTCGCGCCATCCGCAACGGCGACAGGCTCGCTGCCGAAACGGCGATGACCGCTCTGATCGGCTATCTCTCCGCCTGA
- a CDS encoding VOC family protein, with amino-acid sequence MNQSLAHIALIVRDYDEAIDFYVNTLGFELVDDSYQAEQDKRWVVVRPRGTGTCSILLARASSPDQERYVGDQAGGRVFLFLRTDDFWRDYHALVEKGVAFEREPKTAEYGIVAVFKDLYGNLWDLIEFTDGRP; translated from the coding sequence ATGAATCAGAGCCTCGCCCATATCGCCCTCATCGTCCGCGACTATGACGAAGCCATCGACTTCTACGTGAACACGCTGGGCTTCGAACTGGTCGACGACAGTTACCAGGCGGAGCAGGACAAGCGATGGGTTGTGGTGCGACCGAGGGGAACGGGTACGTGCTCGATCCTGCTTGCCCGCGCGTCGTCGCCCGACCAGGAGCGCTATGTCGGCGACCAGGCGGGTGGGCGGGTTTTTCTCTTCCTGCGCACCGACGATTTCTGGCGCGACTATCATGCTCTTGTCGAAAAGGGTGTGGCCTTCGAGCGGGAACCGAAGACCGCTGAATACGGGATCGTCGCGGTGTTCAAGGACCTCTACGGCAATCTCTGGGATCTCATCGAGTTCACCGACGGCCGGCCCTGA
- a CDS encoding MurR/RpiR family transcriptional regulator, with product MSSTDRSFLFRVRDALNELHPAERRLGDFVCDFPGELASYSASELAKLAQVSNATVTRFVRRLGYESYEEARRHAREEKQTGSRLFLAASTDAAAAQSVAAHVAQGIANLEGTFATITDTQVDAVADAILNARKTWVLGFRSSHAFADYLQWQMTQVVENIVAIPGAGQTLGEHLVSVTDKDVAIVFGLRRRVAQMETILSAIEKSGAKLLYLTDEGVAHRATATWHFRCQTLAPGPLFNHVSVMAICHLIATRAIERAGAAGRTRLRGIERFGDTLEEL from the coding sequence ATGAGTTCCACGGATCGTTCGTTCCTGTTTCGCGTGCGCGACGCGCTCAACGAACTGCATCCCGCCGAGCGGCGACTCGGTGACTTCGTCTGCGACTTTCCAGGAGAGCTTGCGAGCTATTCCGCGTCCGAACTTGCCAAGCTCGCCCAGGTCTCGAACGCCACGGTTACCCGCTTCGTCCGCCGGCTCGGCTATGAAAGCTACGAGGAAGCGCGCCGCCATGCGCGCGAGGAAAAACAGACGGGCTCGCGCCTGTTCCTCGCCGCCTCCACCGATGCCGCGGCGGCCCAGTCGGTGGCTGCCCATGTCGCCCAGGGCATCGCCAATCTGGAGGGCACCTTCGCGACGATCACCGATACGCAGGTGGACGCGGTCGCCGATGCGATCCTCAATGCGCGCAAGACCTGGGTCCTGGGTTTTCGCAGCAGCCACGCCTTCGCCGATTATCTGCAATGGCAGATGACGCAGGTGGTGGAAAACATCGTCGCCATTCCGGGCGCCGGGCAAACGCTTGGCGAACACCTCGTCAGCGTCACCGACAAGGATGTCGCGATCGTCTTCGGCCTGCGCCGGCGCGTGGCACAGATGGAGACCATCCTATCCGCCATCGAGAAAAGCGGCGCCAAGCTCCTCTATCTGACGGACGAAGGGGTCGCGCACCGCGCGACGGCGACATGGCATTTCCGTTGCCAGACACTGGCGCCGGGCCCACTCTTCAACCATGTCTCGGTCATGGCCATCTGTCACCTGATCGCAACGCGCGCCATCGAACGCGCCGGCGCTGCCGGTCGCACGCGCCTGCGCGGCATCGAGCGCTTCGGCGACACGCTGGAGGAACTATAG
- a CDS encoding MFS transporter translates to MAAEGMVQSGKSSPAIRQLEGALTRIGVTGAHKQIIVLVLIGCLFDSFEQNTIGVSGPLLKEHWGLTGTDIGFLNTITFGSAAIGRLLSGILGDRYGRRVMLTFNLLLFSLGSAACALAPDFMFLCIARAIVGFGVGGEISTAVTMLSEFCSPKFRGTAAGLVNVGAGGFGNFLAPVYGLMIFSIFPGEDSWRWLFASLALPALLVVFYRRYVPETPRFLASQGRIDEANKVLSVLESGSLRPNNLVVKEYLTKDKESEAPAAKGAWQELFRAPFLGRIIPVSIAILMSYGAQLSVLTLMPIIFIEMGYTLQGSLLYSMIIQSGSVLGAIAASMFGYYFPRKRVLTTGAICACLAALAIMYLGTTIYLVLFFGALFQFFVLLLNTSIWIYAPELFPTRIRAFGVAFILATGSAAGSFVPTISGALFDSYGMGGVFGLAAAMYAVFAVCIRLGPETYGMSMEDLTQRADVIGKSDDIAVEPLKAGA, encoded by the coding sequence ATGGCAGCAGAAGGTATGGTGCAGTCCGGCAAATCATCGCCGGCAATCCGTCAATTGGAGGGGGCGCTCACCCGCATCGGGGTCACCGGTGCGCATAAGCAGATCATCGTGCTGGTGCTGATCGGGTGCCTGTTCGACAGTTTCGAGCAGAATACGATCGGCGTGTCCGGGCCGCTCCTGAAGGAGCATTGGGGTCTGACCGGCACGGATATCGGCTTCCTAAATACGATCACGTTCGGCAGTGCGGCCATCGGGCGCCTGCTTTCGGGCATCCTCGGCGATCGCTACGGCCGCCGCGTCATGCTGACCTTCAATCTCTTGCTGTTTTCGCTCGGCTCGGCAGCCTGCGCGCTGGCACCGGACTTCATGTTCCTCTGCATCGCCCGGGCAATCGTCGGCTTTGGCGTCGGCGGGGAAATCTCGACAGCCGTCACCATGCTCTCGGAATTCTGCTCGCCGAAATTCCGAGGAACGGCGGCCGGCCTCGTCAATGTGGGCGCGGGCGGTTTTGGCAACTTCCTGGCACCCGTCTACGGACTGATGATCTTCAGCATCTTCCCGGGTGAGGATAGCTGGCGCTGGCTGTTTGCCTCGCTTGCACTGCCGGCCCTGCTGGTCGTGTTCTACCGCCGCTACGTGCCGGAAACGCCACGGTTCCTTGCATCTCAAGGGCGCATCGACGAGGCGAACAAGGTGCTCTCGGTGCTGGAATCCGGATCACTCCGGCCGAACAACCTCGTGGTGAAGGAATATCTGACGAAGGACAAGGAGAGCGAAGCGCCAGCCGCCAAGGGTGCCTGGCAGGAGCTTTTCCGCGCGCCGTTCCTTGGCCGTATCATTCCGGTATCGATCGCCATCCTCATGAGCTATGGCGCACAGCTTTCCGTGCTCACGCTGATGCCGATCATCTTCATCGAGATGGGCTACACGCTGCAGGGCAGCCTGCTCTACAGCATGATCATCCAGAGCGGCAGCGTTCTCGGCGCCATTGCGGCCTCGATGTTCGGCTACTACTTCCCGCGCAAACGGGTGCTGACGACCGGTGCAATCTGCGCCTGCCTTGCCGCACTCGCCATCATGTATCTCGGCACCACCATCTACCTGGTGCTGTTCTTCGGCGCGCTCTTCCAATTCTTCGTGCTTCTGCTGAACACCTCGATCTGGATCTATGCGCCGGAACTCTTCCCGACCCGCATCCGCGCCTTCGGCGTCGCCTTCATCCTGGCGACGGGTTCGGCTGCCGGTTCCTTCGTGCCGACCATTTCGGGCGCCCTCTTCGATAGCTACGGCATGGGCGGCGTCTTCGGTCTCGCGGCTGCCATGTATGCGGTCTTCGCCGTCTGCATCCGCCTCGGGCCGGAAACCTACGGCATGTCGATGGAAGACCTCACGCAGCGTGCGGATGTCATCGGCAAGAGCGACGACATCGCAGTCGAACCCCTCAAGGCAGGAGCATAA
- a CDS encoding aspartate/glutamate racemase family protein, which produces MTPHILLINPNSSETTSDMMQAIALRSAAERLDVKAVTASRSPAMIVTPQQLTASAAQVVELGTAHGRDCAGIIVSAFGDPGLAELRRKVTVPVVGICEASMIEASQGGKKFGVATSTPDLIEAIDQRAHDLGLAHLYTGVRCTQGDPIALASNTGLLTGALAGAVRACIELDGAEAVIIGGGPLGQAADQLRQIFDTPVIGPIPSAVERVINLIGQDTSVPQTV; this is translated from the coding sequence ATGACCCCGCACATACTGTTGATCAATCCCAACAGTTCCGAGACCACCAGCGACATGATGCAGGCCATCGCGCTGAGGTCCGCAGCCGAGAGGCTGGACGTGAAGGCCGTGACGGCCAGCCGCAGCCCGGCCATGATCGTCACGCCCCAGCAGTTGACAGCCTCGGCCGCGCAGGTGGTCGAGTTGGGCACCGCGCACGGTCGGGATTGTGCGGGGATCATCGTCAGCGCCTTCGGCGATCCCGGCCTTGCCGAGCTTCGCCGCAAGGTCACTGTTCCCGTGGTCGGCATCTGCGAGGCCTCGATGATCGAGGCCTCGCAGGGCGGCAAGAAGTTCGGCGTCGCAACCTCGACGCCGGATCTCATCGAAGCCATCGACCAGCGCGCCCATGACCTCGGCCTTGCCCATCTCTATACGGGCGTGCGCTGTACGCAGGGCGATCCGATCGCACTTGCATCCAATACCGGCCTTCTGACTGGAGCGCTGGCGGGCGCGGTGCGCGCCTGTATCGAGCTGGACGGTGCGGAAGCCGTGATCATCGGCGGCGGCCCGCTCGGCCAGGCCGCCGATCAGCTGCGGCAGATTTTCGATACACCTGTGATCGGGCCGATCCCTTCGGCTGTGGAGCGGGTCATCAACCTGATAGGACAGGACACGAGCGTGCCGCAGACGGTGTAG
- a CDS encoding LysR family transcriptional regulator, with translation MNITLRQLRAFIAVAELGQFNLAARHLHLTQSAVSILVRDLETEIGVRLFDRHTRMVSLTLVGQEFLPQARKILKDLELAVGDVRDNASLKRGQVTIAAAIVLAATVVPPILARFLRMYPEITVNIRDMPEEQITPALKRNEVDIAIGTLSEDDPEIAATPLLRDKLMLVCREDHRFAKRKSVRWAELKDETLITLAASNPLRNIVEHNLIRVVPSYRPKYEVRFSTTAISMIAAGMGVAVLPENSSQLASAVRVMTVDLIEPHVMRDVSVLQRRHHSLSPAAEHLKAVFVAWAAEKTGPAIRS, from the coding sequence ATGAACATAACCCTGCGGCAACTCAGGGCCTTCATCGCGGTGGCCGAGCTTGGCCAGTTCAATCTCGCCGCCCGGCACCTCCACCTCACCCAGTCGGCAGTCAGCATCCTCGTCCGCGACCTGGAAACGGAGATCGGCGTGCGCCTCTTCGACCGGCACACCCGGATGGTCTCGCTCACCCTCGTCGGCCAGGAATTCCTGCCGCAGGCGCGAAAGATCCTGAAGGACCTGGAGCTGGCCGTCGGTGACGTGCGCGACAATGCCTCGTTGAAACGCGGCCAGGTGACGATCGCAGCCGCAATCGTGCTCGCCGCCACCGTCGTTCCGCCGATCCTCGCGCGGTTCCTGCGCATGTATCCGGAGATCACCGTCAACATCCGCGACATGCCGGAGGAGCAGATCACGCCCGCCCTCAAGCGCAACGAGGTCGACATCGCGATCGGCACGCTTTCGGAAGACGATCCCGAGATTGCCGCTACGCCGCTGCTGCGCGACAAGCTGATGCTCGTCTGCCGGGAGGATCACCGCTTCGCCAAGCGAAAATCCGTGCGCTGGGCCGAGTTGAAGGACGAAACCCTCATCACGCTTGCCGCGTCCAATCCGCTGCGCAACATCGTCGAGCACAATCTCATCCGTGTCGTGCCGAGCTACCGGCCGAAATACGAGGTGCGCTTCTCGACCACCGCGATCAGCATGATTGCCGCCGGCATGGGGGTCGCCGTCTTGCCGGAAAATTCAAGCCAGCTCGCCTCAGCCGTGCGGGTGATGACGGTCGATCTCATCGAGCCGCATGTTATGCGCGACGTCTCCGTGCTGCAACGGCGTCATCATAGCCTCTCGCCCGCCGCCGAACATTTGAAGGCTGTGTTCGTTGCCTGGGCTGCCGAGAAGACGGGACCCGCCATTCGCAGTTGA
- a CDS encoding ABC transporter ATP-binding protein, with amino-acid sequence MSKKPFLRIDNIRKRFGPIIASDGVSLEIQEGEIHSLLGENGAGKSVLMSMICGMVRPDEGEIVYKGETVRFNSPREAIRQHIGMVHQHFMLVPNLTVAENYILGQGSGLRVINDMDKVHGKIRELSDRYALDVRPDALIEDLSVGEQQRVEILKTLFHGIDLLILDEPTAVLTPQETDRLLALMRDLVKDGKTVVFISHKLDEVMRVSDRISVMRDGRVVNTVNVADTDARGLARMMVGRDVGMELPRNPAAPGPLVLSVENLTCRSEAGLPAVRGVSLHVRAGEIVGIAGVSGNGQTELSLALSGLLPVDSGRVVLNGKDITGLDPARINACGFSHIPEDRHKHGIVMSLSLSENTILQRYDQPPFAARGMLNRNVIGEHTRDLIKRFRVKSRNEDQRIGDLSGGNQQKLVVARELARNPDFILVNQLARGIDIGAMEFVMEEMLKQRDNGRAILLISTELEELFAICDRILVMFHGEILGELPPDRTRLEELGLLMAGKTEQPALAG; translated from the coding sequence ATGTCCAAAAAACCCTTCCTGCGCATCGACAATATCCGCAAGCGCTTCGGCCCGATCATCGCCAGCGACGGCGTATCCCTGGAAATCCAAGAGGGCGAGATCCATTCACTGCTCGGTGAGAACGGCGCCGGCAAGAGCGTGCTGATGAGCATGATCTGCGGCATGGTGCGGCCCGACGAGGGCGAGATCGTCTACAAGGGCGAGACCGTGCGCTTCAACAGCCCGCGCGAGGCGATCCGCCAGCATATCGGCATGGTGCACCAGCATTTCATGCTCGTGCCGAACCTCACGGTCGCGGAAAACTACATCCTCGGACAGGGTTCGGGGCTGCGCGTCATCAACGACATGGACAAGGTGCACGGAAAAATCCGCGAACTCAGCGACCGCTATGCGCTCGACGTGCGCCCGGATGCGCTCATTGAGGATCTTTCCGTCGGCGAACAGCAGCGCGTGGAAATCCTGAAAACCCTGTTCCACGGCATCGACCTCTTGATCCTCGACGAGCCGACCGCCGTGCTCACCCCCCAGGAAACAGACCGCCTGCTCGCCCTGATGCGCGACCTCGTCAAGGATGGGAAGACCGTCGTCTTCATCTCCCACAAGCTGGACGAGGTGATGCGCGTCAGCGACCGCATCAGCGTCATGCGCGACGGGCGTGTGGTCAACACCGTCAATGTTGCCGATACGGATGCGCGCGGACTTGCGCGCATGATGGTGGGCCGCGACGTCGGCATGGAACTGCCTCGCAACCCCGCCGCTCCCGGCCCGCTCGTGCTGTCAGTCGAAAATCTCACCTGTCGCAGCGAGGCCGGGCTTCCGGCGGTGCGGGGTGTGAGCCTTCACGTGCGCGCCGGCGAGATCGTCGGCATCGCCGGCGTTTCCGGCAATGGCCAGACCGAACTGTCGCTAGCACTGTCCGGCCTGCTACCGGTCGATTCCGGCCGCGTCGTGCTCAACGGCAAGGACATCACGGGCCTCGATCCCGCCCGCATCAATGCCTGCGGCTTTTCCCACATCCCGGAAGACCGGCACAAACACGGTATCGTCATGTCGCTGTCGCTCAGCGAGAACACCATCCTCCAGCGCTACGACCAGCCGCCCTTTGCCGCGCGCGGCATGCTGAACCGCAACGTGATCGGCGAACACACCCGCGATCTCATCAAGCGTTTCCGCGTCAAATCCCGCAACGAGGACCAGCGTATCGGCGACCTTTCCGGCGGCAACCAGCAGAAGCTGGTCGTCGCGCGGGAACTCGCCCGTAATCCGGATTTCATCCTCGTCAATCAGCTCGCCCGCGGCATCGATATCGGCGCAATGGAGTTCGTCATGGAGGAGATGCTGAAGCAGCGCGACAACGGGCGCGCCATCCTGCTCATCTCCACGGAGCTGGAAGAACTCTTCGCAATCTGCGACCGCATCCTCGTGATGTTCCACGGCGAAATCCTCGGCGAGCTGCCGCCGGACCGCACCCGTCTCGAGGAACTCGGTTTGCTGATGGCGGGCAAAACGGAACAACCGGCGCTTGCGGGCTAG
- a CDS encoding ABC transporter permease has product MDDMMFLTFLATLAGAAWRLATPLIFASIGEVFSERAGVLNIGLEGTMLVGAFCGFAAAFATGSVLLGLLTGVAGGMLFGLIFAFFTITIKADQIVVGAALNLLGMGLTAFLFRTYYVSTGKGIEIAQPVRIPWLSDLPFLGEAFFQQNLIVYSTILVAVLATLILYRTSFGLTLRAVGEHPKAVDVAGRNVAAYRYGAVLVGTGLAGLGGAFLTLGHSNQFVEGITSGRGFIVLAVVVFARWSPIGAFFVSLLFGLFYALQLMLQAQASIVVPYQVLQALPYIMTIITLVVVRGKGAAPSKLGQPYEMR; this is encoded by the coding sequence ATGGACGACATGATGTTCCTCACCTTCCTCGCGACGCTCGCCGGCGCCGCCTGGAGGCTTGCGACACCCCTCATCTTCGCCTCGATCGGTGAGGTCTTTTCCGAGCGGGCGGGCGTGCTCAATATCGGCCTGGAAGGCACCATGCTTGTCGGCGCCTTCTGCGGCTTCGCGGCGGCCTTTGCCACCGGCAGCGTTCTTCTCGGTCTTCTCACCGGGGTCGCGGGTGGTATGCTGTTCGGCCTCATCTTCGCCTTCTTCACGATCACCATCAAGGCGGACCAGATCGTGGTTGGCGCAGCACTCAACCTGCTCGGCATGGGCCTCACGGCCTTCCTCTTCCGCACCTACTATGTCTCGACCGGCAAAGGCATCGAGATCGCCCAGCCAGTCCGTATTCCCTGGCTCAGTGACCTGCCCTTTCTCGGCGAGGCTTTTTTCCAGCAGAACCTTATCGTCTATTCGACGATCCTCGTCGCCGTCCTCGCCACCCTCATTCTCTACCGCACCTCGTTCGGCCTGACGCTGCGCGCCGTCGGCGAACATCCGAAAGCCGTCGATGTCGCCGGCCGCAATGTCGCGGCCTACCGCTACGGCGCAGTCCTGGTCGGCACGGGGCTTGCGGGGCTCGGCGGCGCGTTCCTGACACTCGGCCATTCCAACCAGTTCGTCGAAGGCATCACCTCCGGTCGCGGCTTCATCGTGCTGGCCGTGGTCGTGTTCGCAAGGTGGTCGCCGATCGGCGCCTTCTTCGTCTCGCTGCTCTTCGGCCTGTTCTATGCCTTGCAGCTCATGCTTCAGGCCCAGGCATCCATCGTCGTGCCCTACCAGGTTCTGCAGGCGCTTCCCTACATCATGACGATCATCACGCTCGTCGTGGTCCGCGGCAAGGGTGCAGCACCGAGCAAGCTCGGCCAGCCCTACGAGATGAGGTAA
- a CDS encoding ABC transporter permease codes for MYPQTVNALYRTLSQAAISLVTPLAAVLVALACGAVLLWLNGFNGSDVVTVMIFGSFQDMRSVGEILLKATPLILIGAGLCVAFRCSIWNIGAEGQLYVGAIAATLVGTSIDGLSVWVHAPLVMLAGAVAGAAWAGIAGYLKVRFQASEIVTTIMLNYIAIILTSYLVTGPMKDASAAYPQSARLVREAWTPRIVSDMRLHIGILVAVVLAVALYIFLQRSSRGFALRVVGLNPHAARYAGMNVGRNIMIAICISGAMAGLAGAFEVAGVTHRLYQNISPGYGFEGIAVALLASNNPLAAILSGGLFATLRSGSEVLQISSQVPQVLVLVIQGIVILSVVAFAKLRDIIRIVA; via the coding sequence GTGTATCCTCAGACCGTCAACGCCCTCTACCGCACGCTCTCGCAGGCCGCGATCAGCCTCGTGACACCCCTCGCCGCAGTCCTCGTCGCCCTTGCCTGCGGCGCCGTCCTGCTCTGGCTCAACGGCTTCAATGGAAGCGACGTCGTCACGGTGATGATTTTCGGGTCGTTCCAGGACATGCGCTCGGTCGGCGAAATCCTGCTGAAGGCAACCCCGCTCATCCTGATCGGCGCGGGGCTCTGCGTCGCCTTCCGATGCAGCATCTGGAACATCGGCGCGGAGGGCCAGCTCTATGTCGGGGCGATCGCCGCAACGCTGGTCGGCACCAGCATCGATGGCCTTTCTGTCTGGGTACATGCGCCACTCGTCATGCTGGCCGGCGCCGTCGCGGGTGCGGCCTGGGCCGGGATTGCCGGTTATCTCAAGGTGCGCTTCCAGGCGAGCGAAATCGTCACGACGATCATGCTCAACTACATCGCCATCATCCTGACGAGCTACCTCGTCACCGGGCCAATGAAAGATGCCAGTGCTGCCTATCCGCAGTCCGCCCGCCTTGTGCGCGAGGCCTGGACGCCGCGCATCGTCTCCGACATGCGTCTCCATATCGGCATTCTCGTCGCCGTGGTGCTGGCGGTCGCGCTCTACATCTTCCTGCAAAGAAGCAGCCGCGGATTTGCCCTGCGCGTCGTCGGCCTCAACCCGCATGCGGCGCGCTATGCCGGCATGAATGTCGGCCGCAACATCATGATCGCCATCTGTATCAGCGGCGCGATGGCTGGCCTTGCAGGCGCCTTCGAGGTCGCCGGTGTCACGCATCGGCTCTACCAGAACATTTCGCCCGGCTACGGCTTCGAGGGCATCGCCGTGGCGCTGCTGGCCAGCAACAATCCGCTGGCAGCAATCCTCTCGGGCGGGCTGTTTGCGACGCTCCGCTCCGGCTCGGAAGTCCTCCAGATCTCCTCGCAGGTGCCTCAGGTCCTCGTGCTGGTCATCCAGGGAATCGTCATCCTGTCTGTCGTCGCCTTTGCCAAGTTGCGCGACATCATAAGGATCGTGGCCTGA